A genomic region of Nostoc sp. UHCC 0702 contains the following coding sequences:
- a CDS encoding YfdX family protein: MNQCHRFFRRLQVLFVGILFSSLLFIAPVHAVSSAAVSPERLNQLDTSLQQEIEKERQQATAEAESKLDREAIAAIEETKKAIAAIEGGKTQEALQALERATGKIDILVAQYPKLALIPVAAQVAIIDFAPQDFNLVDRIRNQVKGVAIAEDFPAARELLNNLISEIRTAIVNLPLERYPDATKQAARLLNEGKIDEAKGVLQLALSTLVVTEQARPLPLVKAHTDLVTAVTLTEKDRDAAQRLLEDARAQLKLAQELGYARGDREYAAFDKAIKNLERQVKARENTAGAFAKLQEQFSSFFNRVSEVVKPGDSSNRAEARRRD; encoded by the coding sequence GTGAACCAATGTCACAGATTCTTTAGAAGGCTGCAAGTCCTGTTCGTGGGTATTCTTTTCTCCTCGCTTTTATTCATCGCTCCCGTTCATGCAGTTAGCTCTGCTGCGGTATCTCCTGAAAGATTGAATCAGCTTGATACTAGTCTTCAGCAGGAGATTGAAAAGGAGAGGCAACAGGCAACAGCTGAGGCTGAAAGTAAACTGGATCGAGAAGCGATCGCCGCAATCGAAGAAACTAAAAAAGCGATCGCCGCCATTGAGGGGGGAAAAACTCAAGAAGCACTTCAAGCTTTAGAACGAGCAACTGGAAAAATTGACATTCTAGTAGCACAATACCCTAAACTAGCTCTAATTCCGGTGGCGGCTCAGGTAGCGATAATCGATTTTGCCCCTCAGGATTTTAATTTGGTTGACCGAATTCGCAATCAAGTGAAGGGTGTTGCAATTGCAGAAGATTTTCCGGCGGCTCGCGAACTGTTGAACAACCTGATAAGCGAGATTCGCACAGCAATCGTCAATCTGCCATTAGAGAGATATCCAGATGCTACCAAGCAGGCAGCTCGGTTGTTGAACGAAGGCAAAATTGATGAAGCCAAAGGCGTGCTGCAACTTGCGCTCTCAACTTTAGTGGTGACAGAACAAGCTCGACCCCTGCCGCTAGTCAAAGCCCATACCGATCTAGTGACTGCGGTTACTTTAACAGAGAAGGATCGCGACGCAGCACAGAGGTTGCTAGAAGATGCTCGTGCCCAACTCAAGTTAGCTCAAGAACTAGGATATGCCAGAGGCGATCGCGAGTATGCAGCATTTGACAAAGCAATTAAAAATCTAGAGCGGCAAGTTAAGGCACGTGAGAACACAGCAGGCGCATTTGCCAAGCTTCAAGAACAATTTTCTAGTTTCTTCAACCGAGTATCCGAAGTCGTCAAACCAGGTGATTCCTCAAATAGGGCAGAAGCCAGGAGACGCGATTAA
- a CDS encoding YfdX family protein yields the protein MNSQTLNPQDNRDQQEDARNQQEIDNERQKATDEAQRCVDQEAVSALKETRNAINAIDQGNTQEALQALERATGKLEILVARYPELGFVPVSAQVNIIDLAPDDSNEIEQIRNQIKSTVNEDDFRTARQLLNSLVSEIRTTIFNLPLATYPDAMKEAARLLNEGKTDEAKTVLQLALSTLVVTEVARPLPLLRADIDIMSAVAIADSDREGTLRLLEDARNHLRLTQQLGYAKGDPEYAELEQAIQDIERQVRANERTADPLSRLLEKFSSFFKRISGTAPAQPA from the coding sequence ATGAACTCTCAAACATTGAATCCACAAGATAATCGCGATCAGCAAGAAGATGCTCGTAATCAGCAAGAGATTGACAACGAGAGACAAAAGGCAACAGATGAAGCTCAAAGATGCGTAGATCAAGAAGCAGTTTCCGCGCTCAAAGAAACTCGAAATGCAATTAATGCCATTGACCAGGGAAATACTCAAGAAGCACTTCAAGCTTTAGAACGCGCAACAGGAAAACTTGAAATTCTAGTAGCACGATACCCTGAACTGGGTTTTGTTCCTGTGTCGGCTCAAGTAAATATAATCGATCTTGCCCCTGACGATTCTAATGAGATTGAGCAAATTCGTAATCAAATTAAGAGTACTGTGAATGAGGATGATTTTCGTACTGCTCGTCAACTGTTGAACAGCCTGGTAAGCGAGATTCGCACAACAATCTTTAATCTGCCACTAGCGACATATCCTGATGCCATGAAGGAAGCAGCCCGGTTGTTGAACGAAGGTAAAACCGATGAAGCCAAAACGGTGCTGCAACTTGCCCTCTCAACCCTAGTGGTGACAGAAGTTGCTCGACCCCTACCGCTGCTTAGAGCCGATATTGACATAATGAGTGCAGTTGCTATAGCAGACAGCGATCGCGAAGGAACGCTGAGGTTGCTGGAAGATGCTCGCAACCATCTCAGGTTGACTCAACAACTGGGGTATGCCAAAGGCGATCCTGAGTATGCAGAACTTGAGCAGGCAATCCAAGATATCGAGCGGCAAGTTAGGGCAAACGAGAGAACCGCAGACCCATTGAGTCGGCTCCTGGAAAAATTCTCTAGTTTCTTCAAACGTATATCCGGAACCGCCCCCGCCCAACCAGCTTAA
- a CDS encoding J domain-containing protein, whose product MVAATDFKDYYEILGVSKNATPEDIKKAYRKLARKYHPDLNPNDKQAEARFKEINEANEVLSDPEKRQKYDQYGQYWQQAAAGAPPPRGAGTQGYDFSQYGNFNDFIDELLGGLGRSGGRTRQHTANYRTTRRPEGFREYADFGYGEDPFGRFTDVPAQDTEAAIALTFSEAFHGTQKRLQIDGETITVRIPPGVKSGSRIRVKGKGQMSPFSQQRGDLYLTIELLPHPFFKFEGDNLACEVPVSPEEAVLGAQIDVPTPDDKVTMTIPAGVDSDQALRLRGKGWRDPKSNRTALIVRLKIVTPKDLSPQERECYEKLRQVSSFNSRQGLVEVRL is encoded by the coding sequence ATGGTTGCAGCAACCGATTTCAAAGATTATTACGAAATTCTGGGTGTCAGTAAGAACGCCACTCCGGAGGATATCAAAAAAGCCTACCGGAAATTGGCACGGAAATATCACCCGGACTTAAATCCTAACGATAAGCAAGCCGAAGCGCGGTTCAAAGAAATTAACGAAGCTAATGAAGTGCTGTCCGACCCAGAAAAACGCCAGAAGTATGACCAGTATGGTCAGTACTGGCAACAGGCTGCGGCGGGTGCACCTCCACCCAGAGGGGCGGGTACACAAGGCTATGATTTTAGCCAGTATGGCAACTTTAATGATTTCATTGATGAGTTGCTGGGAGGGTTAGGTCGCAGTGGCGGTCGTACAAGGCAGCACACAGCTAATTATCGCACTACAAGAAGACCAGAAGGATTCCGGGAATACGCCGACTTTGGCTATGGAGAAGACCCCTTCGGCCGCTTCACTGATGTTCCCGCACAGGATACGGAAGCAGCGATCGCTCTCACTTTTTCTGAAGCGTTTCACGGTACACAGAAGCGGCTACAAATTGATGGAGAAACTATCACTGTTCGCATTCCGCCGGGAGTAAAATCGGGAAGCCGCATTCGAGTCAAAGGCAAAGGACAGATGAGTCCTTTTAGTCAGCAACGCGGCGATTTGTATCTGACAATTGAATTATTGCCCCATCCTTTCTTCAAATTTGAGGGCGACAATCTTGCTTGCGAAGTACCTGTCAGCCCAGAAGAAGCAGTGCTTGGCGCACAAATAGATGTTCCTACGCCCGATGACAAGGTAACGATGACGATTCCGGCCGGTGTGGATTCCGACCAAGCACTCCGACTACGTGGCAAGGGCTGGCGCGATCCAAAAAGCAATCGTACCGCTTTGATTGTGCGGTTAAAAATTGTGACACCCAAAGATTTGAGTCCCCAAGAAAGAGAGTGCTATGAAAAATTGCGGCAGGTCAGTAGTTTTAATTCCCGTCAAGGCTTGGTGGAGGTGCGGTTATGA